From Antedon mediterranea chromosome 9, ecAntMedi1.1, whole genome shotgun sequence, a single genomic window includes:
- the LOC140058840 gene encoding mitochondrial inner membrane protease subunit 2-like isoform X1, whose protein sequence is MYVSQWRACHHETYLESMFIFINLVLLCLFYYFSYSLMAAGGSWRWIGALRVFSWGCGAGAVTTLTFFDKVGYFARVDGKSMQPALNPDGTKKTSQDIVFLNRWAVKEYVIHRGDVVSMISPREPDEIIIKRIIGIAGDTVRTLKYKNRYVTIPAGHVWIEGDHSAVSLDSNVFGPVSLGLLHAKASMIVWPPHRRQMLKPFVPENRKPINCKQYH, encoded by the exons ATGTATGTCAGCCAGTGGAGGGCCTGCCATCATGAGACCTATCTAGAgtctatgtttatatttataaacttaGTATTATTATGCCTATTCTATTATTTTAGTTACAGTTTGATGGCAGCAGGGGGATCCTGGCGATGGATAGGTGCATTACGGGTGTTTTCCTGGGGTTGCGGAGCAGGCGCTGTTACAACATTAACATTCTTTGACAAAGTTGGTTATTTTGCACGAGTTGATGGAAAGTCAATGCAG CCAGCCTTAAACCCAGATGGTACTAAGAAGACAAGTCAAgatattgtgtttttaaatcgaTGGGCTGTAAAAGAATATGTTATTCATCGAGGAGATGTTGTTTCTATGAT ATCACCACGGGAACCAGATGAGATTATCATCAAGAGGATTATTGGCATAGCGGGCGACACTGTAAG AACACTGAAATACAAGAACAGATATGTAACAATCCCAGCTGGACATGTTTGGATTGAAGGCGACCATTCTGCTGTAAGCCTAGACAGCAACGTGTTTGGCCCT GTATCTCTCGGTCTCTTACATGCCAAAGCATCGATGATAGTGTGGCCACCGCATCGACGACAGATGCTTAAGCCGTTTGTGCCAGAAAATCGAAAACCAATTAATTGTAAACAATACCATTAA
- the LOC140058840 gene encoding mitochondrial inner membrane protease subunit 2-like isoform X2, which produces MAAGGSWRWIGALRVFSWGCGAGAVTTLTFFDKVGYFARVDGKSMQPALNPDGTKKTSQDIVFLNRWAVKEYVIHRGDVVSMISPREPDEIIIKRIIGIAGDTVRTLKYKNRYVTIPAGHVWIEGDHSAVSLDSNVFGPVSLGLLHAKASMIVWPPHRRQMLKPFVPENRKPINCKQYH; this is translated from the exons ATGGCAGCAGGGGGATCCTGGCGATGGATAGGTGCATTACGGGTGTTTTCCTGGGGTTGCGGAGCAGGCGCTGTTACAACATTAACATTCTTTGACAAAGTTGGTTATTTTGCACGAGTTGATGGAAAGTCAATGCAG CCAGCCTTAAACCCAGATGGTACTAAGAAGACAAGTCAAgatattgtgtttttaaatcgaTGGGCTGTAAAAGAATATGTTATTCATCGAGGAGATGTTGTTTCTATGAT ATCACCACGGGAACCAGATGAGATTATCATCAAGAGGATTATTGGCATAGCGGGCGACACTGTAAG AACACTGAAATACAAGAACAGATATGTAACAATCCCAGCTGGACATGTTTGGATTGAAGGCGACCATTCTGCTGTAAGCCTAGACAGCAACGTGTTTGGCCCT GTATCTCTCGGTCTCTTACATGCCAAAGCATCGATGATAGTGTGGCCACCGCATCGACGACAGATGCTTAAGCCGTTTGTGCCAGAAAATCGAAAACCAATTAATTGTAAACAATACCATTAA
- the LOC140059465 gene encoding transcription elongation factor SPT6-like, producing the protein MQLVCGLDPRKAGAIIKTLKQEHQRLENRTQLVTTCSLGPKVFINCAGFIKIDTAKIGESTMETKQLLCTISVQN; encoded by the exons ATGCAGTTAGTGTGTGGACTGGACCCAAGAAAAGCAGGAGCAATTATTAAG aCATTGAAACAAGAACACCAAAGGCTTGAGAACCGGACACAGCTTGTGACAACTTGCAGTTTGGGTCCCAAAGTATTCATAAATTGTGCTGGTTTTATCAAGATTGATACAGCAAAGATAGGTGAAAG TACTATGGAAACAAAACAATTACTTTGTACGATATCCGTGCAGAATTAA